The genomic segment AGGGAAATATGAGTGTCTGTGTAATGGAGAGCGGTGTTCGCTTTGATGTGAAAGTGTTCAACATGTGTTACACTCCGACGTGAAAAGTGCAGAACTCACCTGTTAGTAATAAGGCCCAGGTCCCAGTCCAGAAAGGGCATTTCGCTGCATTCCTCAGATTCTGCTCCACCAGGGTGGCTGGATGGATGTGTGCacagtctcacacacacacacacacacacacacacacacacacacacacacacacacacacacacacacacacacacacacacacacacacacacacgcacacacacgcacacacacacacacacacacacacacagaaacattttcctgtcaTTCTCCAAACCCATGCAACAGCTCATTAGTGAGGAGACACACTCCAGATTGTCCTGCAGAGTTGGTGGATGCGCAGGACAAAAGAGACGATGTgtagataaataatttttcagcttACAGAGATAAAAAGCCGTTTTGGTAATTACAAACTCTTCTCTGCAATAATCGCAACATAAAACAGGACAATGCATGTTGAATCATGTTTggtctaattttaaaaaagtggaaaaaagctCGATGTGGGTCTCTGTCTTTTCTTGATATCTGAAAGAAATCTATCCGTCCATCCGTACCAAAGCAGCAGCAACGACCAAAGAATGTTGgtggtgaaacaaaaacataataaactggaatattaagataaatattaagctaaacaaacacaaacttgtaAGTGAAAATGATACATTTCTCAATTAAAAACCCGAAAAGGGCAGCATGCATTTGAATTCAGTCCCTTTATTTTAATACTCCTCAATAAAATTAGAAGCAACCAGAAGCCTTCAGAAATCGGATTAGTAAAGAATCGTTTTGTAATTTAATCCCATGTAAATAGCGGTTCTGTGAGCGAACAAACTGGGTCATGAAGcccaaacacagcagacaggtcagggagaaaacTTTGGAGACGTTTAAAGCAGAATGAtgagataaaataatattccaaaCATTGAAAATCTTACAGAGCTCTCAGTCCAATTCATCGCCTGAACTGAAAATCCTCCAAAGACATGTCTGTCCACACAGACTGACGAGCAAAGCAAGGAGAGTATAAATCTGGACGCTGTCAGGGAGATgcacttcaaaatgaaaaagatacaGAGGaatatttaagttaaatattagaaaatgtaacatttagtttggaaaatcaataatttagttagcaaaataaatatttaatttggaagctaaatatttggcttgttaaataaatatttagtttggaactctgacatttataaatgtattaacaTGGTGGAAAcatgatttttgaaaaattaacagccacattttttcttcatgacaggctaaataaacCAGATTATTGCTGTTGGCGTTTTACTCCACAAAACCAGCCCATACGTAAcgtcttaaaaataaaaaagcaacgACATGGAGTGAAAGGAGCACAACACCTAGAAGAAACTATTGATAAAACAGGAAGATCGCATCACCAGTTTggtaatatttcagatatttaaaaatgaattaataatgaTCAATATGACTGATATAAAAGCCTTATTTCGTGATGTTTTTCACCCATACTAACTTTTTCCTGCAGGGAAAATGGAAGCTGGTCACAGTTGATTAGATGAAGCTAAAAACAGGACAATCATGGGGGGAAAAACGCAAAAGACTTAAAACTGGACAGGAAAAACTCCACACATACAACAAAGCAATGGTTAAAACAAGGTTAGTTATGATTTTCTTAAGTTGTGTGACGTAACAGAAAGACATTAAATCAGGTATACTCTGGGCTGAAAcaagtcaaacagaaaatgtttaatatgtggcaaaaaacaaacaaacaaaaaaaacctacattAGTGGCTATCAACAGTCTACAGTTTCAAAGCAGATCATTGTTGAGAGAGGCCTTTTGGTCGGCAGAATCATTTGGAGTTAACTTGTTCAGTGCAAAAGCTGCCTCAGCTGATGGAGAGTCCGCTgtcatcattttaaaaccagcaCACGAGCTTAAAAGCACGACCAAGACCAAGAGTGATATTCTGGTCCAAAAATCTAAAGGTTTACTCcagagaggaggaggcagagaggTGCAGCTGATCTGGAGGACAGATACAAGTCCCAGGGCGCAAATAGAAACGCTGACATTCTTCCGCTGAATAAAACCacaccatttttttaaacaatactctgttgaaaaatgtaataattcctAACAAATGCTGCGGTACAGTGACCTGGGAAGTGGGAAGTGGGAGCTGTGAGACCGGAGATAACGGTGTTCCGGTTCAGAATTTCAACATAGCGACGCCCATGTTTGCTAAATCTCTTACAAGCATAATTTTAAGGTTTACCTTCCGTAGATAAAcaccacttttaatttgttcagtgtAGAGTTACAGGCGCTACATGTAAGTAACACTGATTTTAGACACTTTTTTGTGCGTCTtgtaaaataattgtgtttCCACCGTAGCTCGCATTGTAGAATCGAAGAGCGGCCATCTTGAAACGCCAAGTCGGAGCTGATCCCAGTTTCAAATCGGGAAATCAGACTTTGGAAAGCGATACAGTCGATATTTCCGACAGGGAAGTCGGAATTTCCCAGTTCCGAGTACAACTGGAACGCCGTAATAGTGTATTTACCCTGCTATATTTTTGGTTGGAGTTATTTTGCTAACATGAAGGGACTACTACAGTGTATAAAGGCCATTGTGGATAAAAAAAGGAGtacattttcaccaaaacacttttacatgtttagattaatctctAAACAAGGAAGTTACTAAgcttcaaaagtttaaaatttgcaagaaagaaACCCTCAAATGTTAAGATCTCtttaattttctagaaaaaaaaagattttatagaaaaaaacttgaaaatgtgagtttcaaaaagtcaaacacTTTCAAAACTTGGgaaaagtcaataatttcacaattttttccagaaaatgtatgttttttgacagaaatgtactcGTTTTTTATGTACAATGGCTACAATACGCTCTTGTAAGGAGATATGGCTGACTAGGaattaacattttcaacaagGTCAAGGCGATACAACTTCTTTGTACTAAAGGCATGGGAACTATTACtaaaaacttaacaaaaaaccTGAACCAAGTCTTTAATGTGTTGAAATGGCCTAAATctgtttctttccttcttacCTGTCAACATCAGCTTTGTTCCTCTGCCAAATGCACGTCTTTATTCAATCATTCAGTACAACTATTCATCCTCCCACTCTCTGTACGGGCTGCAGATGCTGAACCTGGCTCTCATTCCAAAACAGCAGGACTCTGAGTCTCCCAGCTCATTAACACAGAGCATTACCTTCCACCCCCAGAACACATTTCATTCTTCTCACACTTTCACACAGCAATGGAAAAAACTGACAGAGAGAGACTAAGACAAAGCTTTAtgcaataattttattaaatatacatttactGTATTACAAGATACACAATGTGGGCATCTTTGGAAGTTGGTGCCAAAAAGataattcaattaaaacagATGAGATTTCCATGTTCTTCTTCAGTCTTTCATCACTGGTCCTGAAATGTGAGAGGAGCTATAAAACCGATGTTTTGGTGTAAGAAGCAACACATTTTCCACTGCATACTCACCTTAACCATGCGGCCATGAATCAGATATGGTGACCTGAAGTCATGCTGGCAGTTGCTGTATCCCATTCCCAACCCCAGGCCCGATCCGAACGACACAGGCCACGTTCGACCTGGTGGGAGGagggacagaaaaataaaatcacatctgCTTGTCTTCACAGATGTACAAAGAAATCAAACTCACGTTTAAAGAAGAGGACGGAAAACACGATGCCGATACCGACGCCTGTCactgcaaagagaaaaagagaaatataaaGAAACTGATAGAACATGAAATCAGGTTACTATAACGTCAGGCAGATGGgtgcaaacaagaaaaataatggGATCATTAAAACATCTCTGCACAGGGCTgtgaatagattttatttagcataaatatctgcagaataaaaacagaataaacccgttgaatgtttcacattttgtcacattacatgTGTATGTTGCATAAAGGACAccagttcctttttttaaataaatgtaaatatggaAAGTGTGGAAAACATTGGTATTCATTAGGCCGGCTGTGATGAGCAGCAAAtcaattaacaaaataaaacgagCTAAAGAATATCAATtcgcatgatttattgtttttctcttttctctctttctactaaAAACTGGGTGATAAAAATcttctggtgctttggtctcacaAAGCCCTATTTTGTCTaaagagacttcataattcattttattaataaaaattttcaGCAGGCACAAGAAAGCTGCTCTGGATTTAAGGGGACGATGGATTCAGTCAAATATGGCGATCCTAGGGAGAAAACTAGTCAAATGTTGTAAAAGACACAGGACTGGGACAAATGTCCATCTACCAGCAGGACACAGACACTAAACATTCAGCTAGTGCTACAATTAAATCACAGTATATGCCTAATAGACCAGGAGAAAAGTATCCCACAACATGATGCCGCCAGCATCATGTTTTTTCATTGACTCGAGTGAGATGGTAAGAAATAGATGCTCA from the Xiphophorus maculatus strain JP 163 A chromosome 20, X_maculatus-5.0-male, whole genome shotgun sequence genome contains:
- the LOC102234397 gene encoding MICOS complex subunit Mic10, with protein sequence MADELGRKWDRCLADTALKTVTGVGIGIVFSVLFFKRRTWPVSFGSGLGLGMGYSNCQHDFRSPYLIHGRMVKDQ